One Qipengyuania aurantiaca genomic region harbors:
- a CDS encoding class I SAM-dependent methyltransferase, giving the protein MKGNAPVLLSAFLGLALTGCDASGDGERRFPEPDRPVSEVVSAQFSTEDQRDSRGEAQTVMDLAEIEPGMTVADIGAGNGYYTVRLAERVGSEGRVLAQDIDQGALDRLGRRVERYRLDNVSIRRGEFSDPRLPDNSFDRIFMVHMYHEIEQPYEFLWRMWPALRAEGQVVVVDVDRPTDAHGIDPLLLSCEFSRVGYELVAFKDAPELSGYYAQFKAAADRPEPGEIKPCRSDSVTPG; this is encoded by the coding sequence GTGAAGGGCAACGCGCCCGTCCTGCTGTCCGCATTCCTCGGCCTTGCGCTGACGGGCTGCGATGCATCCGGTGACGGCGAGCGCCGCTTTCCCGAACCCGATCGACCTGTTTCGGAGGTCGTCTCAGCGCAATTCTCGACCGAGGACCAGCGCGACAGCCGCGGCGAAGCACAGACCGTGATGGACCTCGCCGAGATCGAACCGGGCATGACCGTGGCCGATATCGGCGCGGGCAACGGTTACTATACGGTGCGCCTGGCCGAGCGCGTCGGTTCTGAGGGCAGGGTGCTCGCGCAGGATATCGACCAGGGCGCGCTCGACCGCCTTGGGCGGCGCGTGGAGCGCTACCGGCTTGACAATGTCTCGATCCGGCGCGGTGAATTTTCCGATCCCCGCCTGCCCGACAACAGTTTTGACCGCATCTTCATGGTCCATATGTACCACGAGATCGAGCAGCCGTACGAGTTCCTGTGGCGCATGTGGCCCGCGCTTCGCGCCGAAGGGCAGGTGGTCGTGGTCGATGTCGACCGACCGACTGACGCGCACGGGATCGATCCGTTGCTGCTGTCCTGCGAATTCAGCCGCGTCGGCTATGAACTGGTCGCCTTCAAGGACGCGCCCGAGCTGTCTGGTTATTATGCGCAGTTCAAGGCAGCTGCCGACCGGCCCGAGCCCGGAGAGATAAAGCCCTGTCGCAGCGACAGCGTGACACCGGGCTGA
- the prfB gene encoding peptide chain release factor 2, whose translation MRAEGQAHIDRIQAALALVRQSLDWERALRRLDELDARVQDPTLWDDPKQAQAITQEQKRLETAINTVREIESEMNDATEFVEMGEAEGDDDVVNEGLTSLSALADRADRDKVQALLSGEADANDSYIEIHAGAGGTESQDWAEMLFRMYGRWAERRGFKVETVEYQAGDQAGIKSATLLLKGENAYGYAKTESGVHRLVRISPYDSSARRHTSFSSVWVYPVIDDDIDIEINPSDLKIDTYRASGAGGQHVNTTDSAVRITHQPTGIVVASQNDRSQHKNKATAMNMLKARLFEREMAEREAAASGEYQEKSDIGWGHQIRSYVLQPYQMVKDLRTGVTSPTPDDVLDGALDPFISAALAQRVTGETVEVEDAE comes from the coding sequence ATGCGTGCCGAAGGGCAGGCCCATATCGACCGTATCCAAGCTGCGCTCGCGCTGGTGCGCCAGTCGCTCGACTGGGAGCGCGCGCTGCGCCGCCTCGATGAGCTGGACGCCCGCGTGCAGGACCCCACCTTGTGGGACGATCCCAAGCAGGCGCAGGCCATCACGCAGGAGCAGAAGCGCCTCGAAACCGCCATCAACACGGTGCGCGAGATCGAGAGCGAGATGAACGATGCGACGGAGTTCGTCGAAATGGGCGAGGCCGAGGGTGACGACGATGTCGTCAACGAAGGCCTGACCAGCCTCTCCGCGCTCGCCGACCGTGCCGACCGCGACAAGGTGCAGGCGCTGTTGTCGGGCGAGGCGGATGCCAACGATTCCTACATCGAGATCCATGCCGGCGCCGGGGGAACCGAGAGCCAGGACTGGGCCGAGATGCTGTTCCGGATGTACGGCCGCTGGGCCGAACGGCGGGGCTTCAAGGTGGAGACGGTCGAATACCAGGCTGGTGACCAGGCCGGCATCAAGAGCGCGACGCTGCTGCTCAAGGGCGAAAACGCCTATGGCTATGCCAAGACCGAGAGCGGTGTGCACCGCCTCGTCCGCATCAGCCCCTATGACAGCTCGGCGCGCCGCCACACGAGCTTCAGCTCGGTCTGGGTCTATCCGGTGATCGACGACGACATCGACATCGAGATCAACCCGTCCGACCTCAAGATCGACACCTATCGCGCGTCGGGTGCCGGCGGCCAGCACGTCAACACGACCGACTCCGCCGTGCGCATCACCCACCAGCCGACCGGCATCGTGGTGGCGAGCCAGAACGATCGCAGCCAGCACAAGAACAAGGCGACTGCGATGAACATGCTCAAGGCGCGCCTGTTCGAACGCGAAATGGCGGAGCGCGAAGCGGCCGCTTCGGGCGAGTATCAGGAAAAGAGCGACATCGGGTGGGGCCACCAGATCCGTTCCTACGTCCTGCAACCCTATCAGATGGTCAAGGACCTGCGCACCGGCGTGACCTCGCCGACACCCGACGATGTGCTCGACGGCGCGCTCGATCCCTTTATCTCCGCCGCGCTTGCCCAGCGCGTGACGGGCGAAACTGTCGAGGTGGAGGACGCCGAGTGA
- a CDS encoding penicillin-binding protein 1A: MVAIPTLDYVRRRLTGDPARFAAWMRDNWHHSRRLRVATYIVGIGVLLLVLAWASLARNLPEADSLLEYETPLPTVVRGVDGEIVHSYARERRVQLQYVDFPQPMIEAFLSAEDKTFFSHSGVDFTGTLNAVVDYATKYGSGERAVGGSTITQQVAKNLLLGDEYSVTRKLKEMILAQRIEQVLTKQEILELYLNEIPLGRRSFGVQAAARAYFDKDVADLDLHETAFLAILPKAPERYGRARYEDLAIARRNFVLDQMVANDFVSASDAAAAKRQPLGLVQQRTERSADAGYFLEEVRRQLIEEFGETAEDGGNSVYAGGLWVRTSLDVELQDAARDALRAQLLRYHGNRGYTGPIATLNPDNGDLHGQLLSSNISINYEDWRIGVVTQGGSDAKVGLTDGEDYDLSGAPSSIKVGDVIAVEESGNGYRIRGVPEVSGAFLAASPKTGRVLAMQGGFDSRLGSFNRATQALRQPGSTIKPFVYASALDNGMTPATMVPDQTFCVWQGANLGEKCFRNFGGGGGGEHTMRWGLEQSRNLMTIHIADDTGMENVTETIKRLGIGDYEPYYSFALGAGDTTVAKMVNGYAALANWGRQHEGSVIDYVQDRRGKVIFRSDKRACTSCNMDDWDGQPMPRFEPGGRQVLDPRTAFQVVHMLQGVVTRGTAVRLRSLELPLFGKTGTTNGPTNAWFVGGTPDIIAGMYVGFDQPRNLGGWVQGGNTAAPIMKQFIEETRERWTSDDFIAPPGIRMVKIDRRTGKRVFDGTPTDDPKAAIIWEAFKPDTEPARSTRSDELAAKRSEILDLIRRAREGVRGRRAERREEEPSDFVEDQGGIY; this comes from the coding sequence ATGGTTGCAATTCCCACACTAGACTACGTCCGCCGCCGCCTGACGGGTGACCCTGCGCGGTTCGCCGCGTGGATGCGCGACAACTGGCACCACAGCCGCCGCCTGCGGGTGGCGACCTATATCGTCGGGATCGGCGTCCTGCTGCTGGTGCTGGCCTGGGCCTCGCTTGCGCGCAACCTGCCCGAAGCCGATTCGCTGCTGGAATACGAAACGCCGCTGCCGACCGTGGTGCGCGGCGTCGATGGCGAGATCGTCCACTCTTACGCCCGCGAACGCCGCGTCCAGCTGCAATATGTCGATTTCCCGCAGCCGATGATCGAGGCTTTCCTCTCGGCCGAGGACAAGACCTTCTTCAGCCACAGCGGGGTCGATTTCACCGGTACGCTCAACGCCGTGGTCGATTACGCGACCAAATACGGGTCGGGCGAGCGTGCGGTGGGCGGTTCGACCATCACCCAGCAGGTCGCCAAGAACCTCCTTCTGGGCGACGAATATTCGGTTACCCGCAAGCTCAAGGAAATGATCCTCGCGCAACGCATCGAACAGGTGCTGACCAAGCAGGAAATTCTCGAGCTCTATCTCAACGAAATTCCGCTCGGTCGCCGCAGCTTCGGCGTGCAGGCGGCGGCGCGCGCCTATTTCGACAAGGACGTGGCCGATCTCGACCTTCACGAGACCGCCTTCCTCGCAATCCTGCCCAAGGCACCCGAACGCTATGGCCGCGCTCGCTATGAGGACCTGGCAATCGCGCGGCGCAACTTCGTGCTCGACCAGATGGTTGCCAACGACTTCGTTTCCGCTTCCGATGCAGCGGCGGCCAAGCGCCAGCCGCTCGGTCTTGTCCAGCAGCGCACGGAGCGTTCGGCGGACGCCGGCTATTTCCTCGAAGAAGTTCGCCGCCAGCTGATCGAGGAGTTCGGCGAAACAGCGGAAGACGGCGGCAACAGTGTTTATGCCGGCGGCCTGTGGGTGCGCACTTCGCTCGACGTAGAATTGCAGGATGCCGCGCGCGATGCGCTTCGGGCCCAGCTGCTGCGTTATCACGGCAATCGCGGCTACACCGGCCCGATCGCCACGCTCAATCCTGACAACGGCGACCTGCACGGGCAGCTGCTGTCGTCGAACATCTCGATCAATTATGAAGACTGGCGCATTGGTGTCGTCACCCAGGGCGGTTCAGACGCGAAGGTTGGGCTGACGGACGGCGAGGATTACGACCTTTCCGGCGCACCCTCCTCGATCAAGGTCGGCGATGTGATTGCGGTCGAGGAATCGGGCAATGGTTACCGCATCCGCGGTGTGCCCGAAGTCTCCGGCGCTTTCCTTGCCGCATCGCCCAAGACGGGCCGCGTGCTTGCGATGCAGGGCGGCTTCGACAGCCGTCTCGGCAGCTTCAACCGCGCAACACAGGCGCTGCGCCAGCCGGGCTCGACGATCAAGCCTTTCGTCTACGCCTCCGCGCTCGACAACGGCATGACTCCGGCGACCATGGTTCCCGACCAGACCTTCTGCGTCTGGCAGGGCGCGAATCTGGGGGAGAAATGTTTCCGCAATTTCGGCGGCGGCGGCGGCGGCGAGCACACGATGCGCTGGGGTCTCGAGCAGAGCCGCAACCTGATGACGATCCACATCGCTGACGACACGGGCATGGAAAACGTCACCGAGACGATCAAGCGCCTCGGCATCGGGGACTACGAGCCCTATTACTCTTTCGCACTTGGCGCGGGCGACACGACCGTGGCCAAGATGGTCAACGGCTACGCCGCGCTCGCCAACTGGGGCCGCCAGCACGAAGGTTCGGTAATCGACTATGTGCAGGATCGCCGCGGGAAGGTCATCTTCCGCAGTGATAAGCGCGCATGCACCAGCTGCAACATGGACGACTGGGACGGCCAGCCCATGCCCCGGTTCGAACCGGGCGGGCGCCAGGTGCTCGATCCGCGCACGGCCTTCCAGGTGGTTCATATGCTCCAGGGCGTGGTGACGCGCGGTACGGCGGTGCGCCTGCGCAGCCTCGAACTGCCGCTTTTCGGCAAGACCGGAACGACAAACGGCCCGACCAACGCGTGGTTCGTCGGCGGCACGCCGGATATCATCGCCGGCATGTATGTGGGCTTCGACCAGCCGCGCAATCTTGGCGGGTGGGTGCAGGGCGGCAACACCGCTGCGCCGATCATGAAGCAGTTCATCGAGGAAACGCGCGAGCGCTGGACCAGCGACGATTTTATCGCGCCGCCCGGCATCCGCATGGTCAAGATCGACCGCCGCACCGGCAAGCGCGTGTTCGACGGCACGCCGACCGACGATCCCAAGGCCGCCATCATCTGGGAAGCGTTCAAGCCCGATACCGAACCGGCCCGCTCCACCCGGTCTGACGAACTCGCCGCCAAGCGCAGCGAAATCCTCGACCTCATCCGCCGGGCTCGCGAAGGCGTGCGCGGTCGCCGGGCTGAACGGCGCGAAGAGGAGCCTTCCGACTTCGTCGAGGATCAGGGCGGCATCTACTGA
- a CDS encoding N-acetylmuramoyl-L-alanine amidase family protein — MNRTVHLLALVALPLAIIGGLVLFARGAGVIGPGAGYVMRVDLPRGGAPMDLPEVTGGEDLPLVVIDPGHGGHDPGASARGYVEKRLVMGLAEALRDELERQGIARVALTREDDTYLLHNERYRIAQRLDADLFLSIHADSAGAADEVTGASIYTLSKEASSRAAALYAAKENATDVIGGVDLSQEDKVVSDILVDLSQRRTQERSVRFAELIEREGQDYLEFHPQARRSAWLAVLRAPDIPSVLFESGFISNETDAQRLASDEGREAFAEAMSRAIAVYFLREATNREGLDDS; from the coding sequence ATGAACCGGACAGTTCACCTTCTGGCGCTCGTCGCGCTCCCGCTCGCCATCATCGGCGGACTGGTGCTGTTTGCGCGCGGAGCGGGGGTGATCGGGCCTGGCGCGGGCTATGTGATGCGCGTCGATCTGCCGCGCGGCGGGGCCCCGATGGACCTGCCCGAGGTGACGGGCGGAGAAGACTTGCCGCTGGTGGTGATCGATCCCGGGCATGGCGGGCATGACCCCGGTGCCTCGGCACGCGGATACGTGGAAAAGCGCCTAGTCATGGGTCTGGCCGAGGCGCTTCGCGACGAGCTCGAGCGGCAGGGTATTGCGCGGGTCGCGCTGACACGGGAGGACGACACCTACCTCCTCCACAACGAACGCTACCGCATCGCCCAGCGCCTCGATGCCGACCTCTTCCTCTCGATCCATGCCGACAGCGCCGGCGCGGCGGACGAAGTAACAGGCGCGAGCATCTACACGCTGTCCAAGGAAGCTTCGAGCCGGGCAGCGGCGCTTTACGCGGCGAAGGAGAATGCTACCGATGTCATCGGCGGCGTCGATTTGTCGCAGGAGGACAAGGTCGTCAGCGATATTCTCGTCGATCTCTCCCAGCGTCGCACGCAGGAGCGCTCAGTCCGGTTTGCCGAGCTTATCGAGCGGGAAGGGCAGGACTATCTGGAATTTCACCCGCAGGCGCGGCGATCGGCGTGGCTGGCCGTGCTGCGGGCGCCCGACATTCCTTCGGTCCTGTTCGAAAGCGGCTTCATCTCCAACGAGACCGACGCGCAAAGGCTGGCCTCGGACGAGGGGCGCGAGGCCTTTGCCGAGGCAATGAGCCGGGCCATCGCCGTCTATTTCCTGCGCGAGGCGACAAATCGCGAGGGCTTGGACGATTCTTGA
- a CDS encoding Rne/Rng family ribonuclease, producing MATRMLIDARHPEETRVAVLKGNRIEEFDFESADKRQIKGNIYLAKVTRVEPSLQAAFVDFGGNRHGFLAFSEIHPDYYQIPKEDRDALLAAEAEVAEEEQRLRAEEEERGEMPGDEYDAEDESAEALAEDLAEDGLEEVDTSDKDDVATIEEGQLDGDEDDDDDSDDEDESDDKPRGRGRRGRGRRQGKGGRTRAKEVDEARAKRMALRRKYKIQDVIQRRQVLLVQVVKEERGNKGAALTTYLSLAGRYTVLMPNSSHGGGISRKINSASDRKRLKQVVSDLSLPRSMGLIVRTAGLSRTKTEIKRDFDYLARLWDEIRERTLSSAAPALIHSDSDLIKRAIRDIYNREIEEVVVEGEDGYKSAKAFMKMLMPSHARRVKQYADPVPLFQRYGAEDQLKAMYDPVVQLKSGGYLVINPTEALVSIDINSGRSTKEHNIEQTALHTNLEAAKEIARQLRLRDMAGLVVIDFIDQEHHSNTRKVERAMKDALKNDRARIQVGRISSFGLMEMSRQRLRTGVLEATTRECPHCDGTGLVRTASSAGLSALRLIEEEAAKGKGTKIRLAASTEAAVYLLNEKRAELVEIEERYGVTVEVVPEGEDEGAKMSVSSHGPKPKDAPKFEALVDDEEDEDDDIDTSDEDEDEDDRPRKKRRRRRGGRGRNKNRDQNDSGDDSDDDDSDAEEGSDSDEDNGQDKPKKRRRRGGRRRGGRGRGKGNGDEVTAEDAEKLEAVSEQVADDMAVVAGPDETPETAKAAAEEKPKKRAQRRKKKADEPAAEEAASEEAKAEEKPKPKRTRKKKADAEAAATAETEEAPKPKRTRRKKADAEAPADVAAKEEPAAEAPKPKRTRKKKAEPAEVAEQVAEDMAVDAGPEDTPQTAEAAADAKDESSDSKDAKPKRGWWQRTFGE from the coding sequence ATGGCAACGCGCATGCTCATCGACGCGCGCCACCCGGAAGAAACACGGGTGGCGGTCCTCAAGGGAAACCGGATTGAGGAATTCGATTTCGAATCTGCCGACAAGCGGCAGATCAAGGGCAATATCTACCTCGCCAAGGTAACCCGGGTCGAACCTTCGCTGCAGGCGGCCTTCGTCGACTTCGGCGGTAATCGCCACGGCTTCCTCGCTTTTAGCGAAATCCACCCCGACTATTACCAGATTCCCAAGGAAGACCGCGACGCCCTGCTCGCAGCCGAGGCGGAAGTCGCCGAGGAAGAGCAGCGCCTGCGCGCCGAAGAGGAAGAGCGCGGCGAAATGCCCGGCGACGAATACGACGCCGAGGACGAAAGCGCCGAAGCGCTCGCCGAAGACCTCGCCGAAGACGGGCTCGAGGAAGTCGACACCTCCGACAAGGACGATGTCGCCACCATCGAGGAAGGTCAGCTCGACGGCGACGAAGATGACGACGACGACAGCGACGACGAAGACGAGAGCGACGACAAGCCCAGGGGCCGTGGTCGCCGTGGTCGTGGCCGTCGCCAGGGCAAGGGTGGCCGCACCCGCGCCAAGGAAGTCGACGAAGCACGCGCCAAGCGCATGGCGCTGCGTCGCAAGTACAAGATCCAGGACGTCATCCAGCGCCGCCAGGTTCTGCTGGTGCAGGTCGTCAAGGAAGAGCGCGGCAACAAGGGCGCCGCGCTGACCACCTATCTCAGCCTGGCTGGCCGCTACACCGTGCTCATGCCCAACAGCAGCCACGGCGGCGGTATCAGCCGCAAGATCAACTCGGCCAGCGACCGTAAGCGCCTGAAGCAGGTCGTCTCCGACCTCAGCCTGCCGCGCAGCATGGGCCTGATCGTGCGCACCGCCGGTCTCAGCCGCACCAAGACCGAAATCAAGCGCGACTTCGACTATCTCGCCCGCCTGTGGGACGAAATCCGCGAACGGACGCTGTCGTCCGCTGCACCTGCGCTGATCCATTCAGACAGCGACCTCATCAAACGCGCCATCCGCGACATCTACAATCGCGAGATCGAGGAGGTCGTCGTCGAGGGCGAGGACGGCTACAAGTCGGCCAAGGCCTTCATGAAGATGCTCATGCCCAGCCACGCGCGCCGGGTTAAGCAGTATGCCGACCCCGTGCCGCTGTTCCAGCGCTATGGCGCGGAAGACCAGCTCAAAGCGATGTACGACCCCGTGGTCCAGCTCAAATCGGGCGGCTACCTCGTGATCAACCCGACCGAGGCACTGGTCTCGATCGACATCAACTCGGGCCGCTCCACCAAGGAGCATAATATCGAGCAGACCGCGCTCCACACCAATCTGGAAGCGGCCAAGGAAATCGCCCGCCAGCTGCGCCTGCGCGACATGGCCGGCCTGGTGGTGATCGACTTCATCGATCAGGAGCACCACTCGAACACCCGCAAGGTCGAGCGCGCGATGAAGGACGCGCTCAAGAATGATCGCGCGCGGATCCAGGTGGGCCGCATTTCCAGCTTCGGCCTTATGGAAATGAGCCGCCAGCGTCTGCGCACCGGCGTGCTCGAGGCGACTACGCGCGAGTGCCCGCATTGCGACGGCACCGGTCTCGTCCGTACCGCCAGCTCCGCCGGTCTTTCGGCGCTGCGCCTGATCGAAGAGGAAGCGGCCAAGGGCAAGGGCACGAAGATCCGTCTCGCCGCCAGCACCGAAGCGGCCGTCTATCTCCTCAACGAGAAGCGCGCCGAACTGGTCGAGATCGAGGAACGCTACGGGGTGACCGTCGAAGTCGTCCCCGAAGGCGAAGACGAAGGCGCAAAGATGAGCGTCTCCAGCCACGGCCCCAAGCCGAAGGACGCGCCGAAGTTCGAAGCCCTCGTCGATGACGAGGAAGACGAGGACGACGACATCGACACCTCGGACGAGGACGAAGACGAGGATGACCGTCCCCGCAAGAAGCGCCGCCGCCGCCGTGGCGGCCGTGGTCGCAACAAGAACCGCGACCAGAACGATAGCGGTGACGACAGCGACGACGACGATAGCGATGCCGAAGAAGGCAGCGACAGCGACGAAGACAATGGCCAGGACAAGCCGAAGAAGCGCCGCCGTCGCGGTGGCCGCCGCCGTGGCGGCCGTGGCCGTGGGAAGGGCAATGGCGACGAGGTGACCGCAGAAGACGCGGAAAAGCTCGAAGCCGTTTCGGAACAGGTCGCCGACGATATGGCCGTCGTTGCGGGTCCCGACGAAACGCCGGAAACTGCTAAAGCTGCGGCCGAGGAAAAGCCCAAGAAGCGCGCTCAGCGTCGCAAGAAGAAGGCCGACGAACCGGCTGCCGAAGAGGCTGCGAGCGAAGAGGCAAAGGCTGAGGAAAAACCGAAGCCCAAGCGCACGCGCAAGAAAAAGGCCGATGCCGAAGCGGCGGCTACTGCCGAGACCGAGGAAGCGCCCAAGCCGAAGCGTACGCGGCGCAAGAAGGCCGACGCCGAAGCTCCGGCTGATGTTGCAGCCAAGGAAGAGCCCGCAGCCGAGGCTCCCAAGCCCAAGCGGACCCGCAAGAAGAAGGCCGAGCCTGCCGAAGTTGCCGAGCAGGTCGCCGAGGACATGGCCGTCGATGCCGGTCCCGAGGACACACCGCAGACCGCCGAAGCGGCTGCCGACGCAAAGGACGAAAGCTCGGATAGCAAGGACGCCAAGCCCAAGCGCGGCTGGTGGCAGCGCACCTTCGGCGAGTGA
- a CDS encoding class I SAM-dependent methyltransferase, which produces MGIKRFYDAHVMPRVITLACGQRGIEKRRREVVPLAEGQVFELGCGGGLNQALYDPSRITRFAGIDPHAKLLEGARERARAKGWDHDIREGVGEDIPFPDSSFDTAVCTYTLCTVDDPDKVLSELRRILKPRGRLLFLEHGKAPDPAVARWQDRIEPYWKPMAGGCHLTRPIGASLRGAGFEVEPLGQAYLEKTPKLMGWMEWGVARRAGA; this is translated from the coding sequence ATGGGAATCAAGCGATTCTACGACGCGCATGTCATGCCTCGCGTGATCACGCTGGCATGCGGGCAGCGCGGGATCGAGAAACGGCGGCGCGAAGTGGTGCCGCTCGCCGAAGGGCAGGTCTTCGAACTGGGCTGCGGCGGCGGCCTTAACCAGGCGCTTTACGATCCATCGCGCATCACGCGTTTTGCCGGCATCGATCCCCATGCTAAACTGCTCGAAGGCGCGCGGGAGAGGGCCAGGGCCAAGGGCTGGGACCACGACATCCGCGAAGGGGTAGGGGAGGACATTCCTTTTCCCGACAGCAGTTTCGATACCGCCGTGTGCACTTATACCCTGTGCACGGTCGACGATCCGGACAAGGTCCTGAGCGAGCTGCGCCGCATCCTCAAACCGCGCGGGCGGTTGCTCTTCCTCGAACATGGCAAGGCGCCCGATCCCGCGGTTGCGCGCTGGCAGGATCGGATCGAACCTTATTGGAAGCCCATGGCGGGGGGGTGCCATTTGACCCGCCCCATCGGGGCATCCCTTCGCGGAGCCGGGTTTGAGGTCGAGCCCTTGGGGCAGGCCTATCTCGAAAAAACGCCGAAGCTGATGGGCTGGATGGAATGGGGTGTCGCCCGCAGGGCCGGTGCCTGA
- a CDS encoding nucleotidyltransferase family protein has protein sequence MSGPAALVLAGTRPGGDPFANELALPHKALIELEGETLLARVVGALHAAGIERVLVSCASGPVADLACKLGAEVIPAEAGPSASVAAGFDRAGAPLLVTTSDHGLLKSAWVREIVEGTGEGCDLSVMLAERARVEAAVPGSKRTYLRFADGHWSGCNLFYLRTPAARRALDIWSMVEADRKRPWRIAARLGPATLVSMLLGRLTMSEALERLGRKIGVSACLVPASDGLAAVDIDKQADLDLVRALLAAR, from the coding sequence GTGAGTGGACCGGCCGCCCTAGTCCTGGCCGGAACGCGGCCCGGTGGCGATCCCTTCGCCAACGAACTGGCACTGCCGCACAAGGCGCTCATCGAGCTGGAGGGCGAGACCCTGCTGGCGCGCGTGGTCGGGGCGCTGCACGCGGCGGGGATCGAGCGTGTGCTGGTCAGTTGTGCGTCCGGTCCGGTGGCCGATCTTGCATGCAAATTGGGCGCGGAAGTCATCCCGGCAGAGGCCGGACCGAGCGCCAGCGTCGCCGCAGGCTTCGATCGCGCAGGCGCGCCCCTGCTGGTGACGACCAGCGATCACGGCCTGCTCAAAAGCGCATGGGTGCGGGAGATTGTCGAGGGTACGGGCGAGGGGTGCGACCTCTCGGTCATGCTCGCCGAGCGCGCCCGTGTCGAAGCCGCCGTGCCGGGGAGCAAGCGGACCTATCTTCGCTTTGCGGATGGGCATTGGTCGGGTTGCAACCTCTTTTACCTGCGCACACCGGCGGCGCGCCGGGCGCTCGACATCTGGTCGATGGTGGAGGCGGATCGCAAGCGGCCCTGGCGGATCGCCGCGCGCCTCGGCCCTGCCACGCTCGTCTCGATGCTGCTCGGGCGGCTTACCATGTCTGAGGCTCTGGAACGGCTCGGACGCAAGATCGGCGTCTCGGCCTGCCTCGTCCCGGCCAGCGACGGGCTTGCCGCGGTCGACATCGACAAGCAGGCCGATCTCGACCTCGTAAGAGCGTTGCTGGCTGCGCGTTAA
- a CDS encoding lipopolysaccharide biosynthesis protein, whose translation MEGSETAKTRRSGFANILKNLAWLLGGKGFAAVCSLAYLAILARSLELKDFGHFSLIFATGQLLCALATFETWQTMVRFGAEPVQRKDWKRFGELGWLCGSIDVMGAIVGCILAGVIYYGFGSLLDLNPEYVDMAFAFNCAMLWSRMTTPTGIVRVLDRFDVGTYVEAVMPAGRLLASLVIVLVGATVGRFLFAWAFFDLLVGALYWIMARRLAPEALRWSNFRNPFKALREERALRRFFGITYGSSSLDALTRQGPLLAVGYFLGTSAAGLYRLADQLALGVARVANMITRAALPEFVMARTSVEIGEFRKLVRQVTILASLGGVLVAVLALTLGDWIMLLMGGEEFLKAADILVPVAIGASLGLAGVAFEPLLFSTGHAQYPFIIRAVGAVALGTAILLFHEAGPVAIGWMVAVWAAAVSLAMGITVRLVLQSMAAAKQAK comes from the coding sequence ATGGAAGGCTCAGAGACCGCGAAGACACGTCGTTCCGGCTTCGCGAACATCCTGAAAAACCTCGCCTGGCTGCTTGGCGGCAAGGGGTTTGCTGCCGTCTGCAGCCTGGCCTATCTCGCCATCCTCGCGCGCTCATTGGAGCTGAAGGATTTCGGCCACTTTTCGCTGATTTTCGCGACAGGACAGCTGCTCTGCGCGCTGGCGACATTCGAGACCTGGCAGACCATGGTCCGCTTCGGCGCCGAGCCGGTGCAACGCAAGGACTGGAAACGGTTTGGCGAGCTGGGCTGGCTGTGCGGCAGCATCGACGTGATGGGTGCCATCGTGGGCTGTATCCTTGCAGGCGTGATCTACTACGGTTTCGGCAGCCTGCTCGACCTCAACCCCGAATATGTCGACATGGCCTTCGCCTTCAATTGCGCCATGCTGTGGTCGCGCATGACGACACCGACCGGCATTGTGCGCGTGCTCGATCGCTTCGATGTGGGCACCTATGTCGAGGCGGTCATGCCCGCCGGGCGCTTGCTTGCGAGCTTGGTGATCGTCCTTGTGGGCGCGACGGTAGGGCGGTTCCTCTTCGCCTGGGCCTTTTTCGACCTCTTGGTTGGGGCACTTTACTGGATCATGGCCAGAAGGCTCGCGCCCGAGGCCCTGCGCTGGTCGAATTTCCGCAATCCGTTCAAAGCCCTGCGTGAAGAGCGGGCGCTGCGACGGTTCTTCGGCATTACCTACGGTTCCTCCTCGCTCGATGCGCTGACGCGGCAAGGCCCGCTGCTTGCGGTCGGCTATTTCCTCGGCACCAGCGCGGCGGGGCTCTACCGGCTTGCCGACCAGCTGGCGCTGGGTGTGGCGCGCGTGGCCAACATGATCACTCGCGCAGCGCTGCCGGAGTTCGTAATGGCGCGCACCAGCGTCGAGATCGGAGAGTTCCGCAAGCTCGTGCGGCAGGTGACCATACTGGCGAGCCTCGGTGGCGTTCTCGTCGCCGTTCTCGCGCTGACGCTTGGCGACTGGATCATGCTGCTGATGGGTGGCGAGGAATTCCTGAAAGCCGCCGATATTCTTGTGCCCGTGGCCATCGGAGCCTCGCTCGGGCTGGCGGGTGTGGCGTTCGAGCCGCTGCTCTTCTCGACCGGGCACGCGCAATATCCCTTTATCATCCGGGCCGTGGGCGCCGTCGCGCTGGGGACCGCTATCCTGTTGTTTCATGAGGCCGGCCCCGTCGCGATCGGGTGGATGGTCGCTGTGTGGGCGGCGGCGGTGTCGCTTGCCATGGGGATCACCGTGAGGCTGGTGCTCCAGTCCATGGCCGCAGCAAAGCAAGCGAAGTGA